Proteins encoded by one window of Massilia sp. NR 4-1:
- a CDS encoding LysR family transcriptional regulator, translating to MRLSLKQLQVFVAVADSGSTAAGADAVALSQSAASAALNELERQLRVQLFDRVGKKLLLNDSGRQLLPQARQMLDAALQIEGQFQHAHGGMVRIAASTTIGIYLLPHILARMQAEGASAPPSVRIENSMAAAAAVAAYQADFGLIEGPCREPELLVEPWQEDELIIVCAPRHPVTRRLRDGKAPVAALEQARWLLREAGSGTADAVDSLLLPQLHHLRAAAQFGNSEAIKHAAAAGLGLACLPRLVVADLLALGRLVELPTDLPPLRRQFYLIRQRGKSLSRSLEAVLDACRARPL from the coding sequence ATGCGTCTCTCCCTCAAGCAATTGCAAGTCTTCGTGGCCGTGGCCGACAGCGGCAGCACGGCGGCGGGAGCCGATGCGGTCGCCCTGTCGCAATCGGCCGCCAGCGCGGCCTTGAACGAGCTGGAACGCCAGTTGCGCGTGCAATTGTTCGACCGCGTCGGTAAGAAGCTGCTGCTGAACGACAGCGGCCGCCAACTGCTGCCGCAGGCGCGCCAGATGCTCGACGCCGCCCTGCAGATCGAAGGCCAGTTCCAGCACGCCCACGGCGGCATGGTGCGCATCGCCGCCAGCACCACCATCGGTATTTATCTGCTGCCGCACATCCTGGCGCGCATGCAGGCCGAGGGCGCCAGCGCCCCGCCCTCGGTGCGCATCGAAAACAGCATGGCGGCCGCCGCCGCCGTGGCCGCCTACCAGGCCGACTTCGGCCTGATCGAAGGCCCGTGCCGCGAACCGGAGCTGCTGGTCGAGCCATGGCAGGAAGATGAATTGATCATCGTCTGCGCGCCGCGCCATCCGGTCACCCGCCGCCTGCGCGATGGCAAGGCGCCGGTGGCGGCGCTGGAACAGGCCCGCTGGCTGCTGCGCGAAGCCGGTTCCGGCACGGCCGACGCCGTCGACAGCCTGCTGCTGCCGCAATTGCACCATCTGCGCGCGGCCGCCCAATTCGGCAATTCGGAAGCGATCAAGCATGCAGCAGCGGCCGGCCTGGGCCTGGCCTGCCTGCCGCGCCTGGTGGTCGCCGACCTGCTGGCCCTGGGCCGGCTGGTGGAATTGCCCACCGATCTGCCGCCGCTGCGGCGCCAGTTCTACCTGATACGCCAGCGCGGCAAAAGCCTCTCGCGCTCGCTCGAAGCGGTGCTGGACGCTTGCCGCGCACGGCCGCTATGA
- a CDS encoding c-type cytochrome: MATAVVLSATLFASGTATAAPSPSQAAVSPETKASLVKRGEYVARLGDCVACHTSPKGAPMAGGLELKTPFGTIYSTNITPDPKTGIGKYSFEQFDRAMRKGVAADGHNLYPAMPYPSYAKMTKEDMQALFAYLNAGVAPAVQPNRASDMKFPFNMRWGLGLWNAVFLDDKPFQPDAKKSAEFNRGAYIAQGLGHCGSCHTPRGMAFQEKTMGHLGGNGDKYLAGFTFDSWHAINLRSLWTPADIVSLLKTGRSQYGTAAGSMTEVITHSTQHFTDSDLSALAAYLHALPTDDKSRMARKQAPAPVPVAANDKAMYNSRGGLGYVQFCATCHRRDGRGVGDIFPTLAGNDSVQSKDPTTVIHIALSGWQSAVTQTSPRSFGMPSYATLSDNELAEILTFVRSQWGNRGEPVTPKQVAKVREELKLQQLAGSDTKTPRFAALLKEANAPQLVQGMRLMTETRQLLPKHVGNDINCSSCHLNGGTVAKGSPFLGVSAFFPAEAPRAGRVINLAERINGCFKRSMNGAPLPLEGAEMKAMVAYMDWMKGEYRPGDKVPGRGVAMIDRGIVPNPENGKKIYSEHCAVCHGANGEGIADANKTPVFPPLWGDRSFNIGAGMARTYTAAGFVKANMVMGHGQKFPLGQGNLSDQDAVDVAEYFSHMPRPDFPEKVKDWPKGGKPKDARY, encoded by the coding sequence ATGGCCACGGCTGTTGTCCTAAGTGCTACATTATTTGCAAGCGGCACGGCGACAGCGGCGCCATCACCGTCGCAGGCTGCCGTTTCTCCCGAGACCAAAGCCAGCCTGGTCAAGCGTGGCGAATATGTCGCACGTCTTGGCGATTGCGTTGCCTGCCATACCAGTCCGAAAGGCGCACCGATGGCGGGCGGCCTGGAGCTGAAAACGCCATTCGGCACCATTTACAGTACCAATATCACGCCCGATCCCAAAACCGGGATCGGCAAATACAGCTTCGAACAGTTCGACCGCGCCATGCGCAAAGGCGTGGCCGCCGACGGCCATAATCTGTATCCGGCGATGCCATATCCTTCCTACGCCAAGATGACGAAGGAAGACATGCAGGCGCTGTTCGCCTACCTGAATGCCGGCGTAGCCCCGGCTGTGCAGCCCAACCGCGCCAGCGATATGAAATTCCCATTCAATATGCGCTGGGGTCTGGGCCTGTGGAATGCGGTCTTCCTCGACGACAAGCCGTTCCAGCCTGATGCCAAAAAGTCGGCGGAATTCAACCGCGGCGCCTATATCGCGCAAGGCCTGGGACATTGCGGCTCCTGCCATACGCCGCGCGGCATGGCCTTCCAGGAAAAAACCATGGGCCACCTTGGCGGCAATGGCGACAAATACCTGGCCGGTTTCACCTTCGACTCCTGGCACGCGATCAATCTGCGCAGCCTGTGGACGCCGGCCGATATCGTCAGCTTGCTCAAAACCGGACGCAGCCAGTACGGCACCGCCGCCGGCAGCATGACCGAGGTCATCACCCACAGCACCCAGCACTTCACCGACAGCGATCTTTCCGCGCTGGCGGCATACCTGCATGCGCTGCCGACCGACGACAAATCCCGCATGGCGCGCAAGCAGGCGCCCGCGCCGGTGCCAGTCGCGGCCAACGACAAGGCCATGTACAACAGCCGTGGCGGCCTTGGATACGTGCAGTTCTGTGCCACCTGCCACCGGCGCGACGGCCGTGGCGTCGGCGATATCTTCCCTACGCTGGCGGGCAACGATTCCGTGCAGTCCAAAGACCCGACCACGGTGATCCACATCGCGCTCAGCGGCTGGCAGTCGGCGGTGACGCAGACCTCGCCACGTTCGTTCGGCATGCCGTCGTATGCGACGCTGTCCGACAATGAGCTGGCCGAAATCCTGACCTTTGTCCGCAGCCAGTGGGGCAATCGCGGCGAACCGGTGACGCCCAAGCAGGTCGCCAAGGTGCGCGAGGAGCTGAAGCTGCAGCAGCTCGCGGGCAGCGACACCAAGACCCCGCGCTTCGCCGCGCTGCTCAAGGAAGCGAATGCGCCGCAACTGGTGCAGGGCATGCGTCTGATGACCGAGACCCGGCAATTGCTGCCCAAGCATGTGGGCAACGATATCAACTGCAGCAGCTGCCACTTGAACGGCGGCACGGTGGCCAAAGGTTCGCCTTTCCTTGGCGTCTCGGCCTTCTTCCCGGCGGAAGCGCCGCGCGCGGGCAGGGTCATCAACCTGGCTGAACGCATCAACGGCTGCTTCAAGCGGTCCATGAATGGCGCACCGCTGCCCCTGGAAGGCGCGGAGATGAAAGCCATGGTGGCCTATATGGACTGGATGAAAGGCGAGTACCGTCCGGGCGACAAGGTTCCGGGACGTGGCGTGGCCATGATCGACCGCGGCATCGTGCCGAATCCGGAAAACGGCAAGAAGATCTATAGCGAGCATTGCGCGGTCTGCCATGGCGCCAATGGCGAAGGCATCGCCGACGCCAATAAGACGCCTGTCTTCCCGCCGCTGTGGGGCGACCGTTCCTTCAATATCGGCGCCGGCATGGCCCGGACCTACACGGCCGCCGGCTTCGTCAAGGCCAATATGGTGATGGGCCACGGCCAGAAGTTCCCGCTTGGCCAAGGCAATCTGAGCG
- a CDS encoding ABC transporter substrate-binding protein, whose product MNIHRLLLALAAALALPAATAAEVRLIAGAIPGFCEAKGEGVGGASCALVAEMARRMHYPHKIELMPFIRALETVRLGSNVIMPLGRSKAREKNAQWRVVLLEDEFVLITQKHPEEAIDSLAAVRDKAVGAMRGGIAAEIAHAGGLTRLEEVAEEPLNARKLAAGRIVAWIGAWNSIRQAQRQAGLPVADLRRAAVLQRFAIYLAASRDVPAEELDKWKAALDAMRADGTYRRILAEYDYEVPQSHVKPAPAPAASR is encoded by the coding sequence ATGAACATCCACCGCCTGCTGCTTGCCCTCGCCGCCGCCCTGGCCCTGCCAGCGGCCACCGCGGCGGAGGTACGCCTGATCGCCGGCGCCATTCCCGGCTTCTGCGAGGCGAAAGGCGAGGGCGTCGGCGGCGCCAGCTGCGCCCTGGTGGCGGAAATGGCGCGCCGCATGCACTATCCGCACAAAATCGAGCTGATGCCCTTCATCCGGGCGCTGGAAACCGTACGTCTCGGCAGCAATGTGATCATGCCCCTGGGCCGCAGCAAGGCGCGCGAAAAGAATGCCCAATGGCGGGTGGTGCTGCTGGAAGACGAATTCGTCCTGATTACGCAAAAACATCCCGAGGAAGCCATCGACAGCCTGGCTGCGGTGCGTGACAAGGCGGTCGGCGCCATGCGCGGCGGCATCGCGGCGGAAATCGCCCACGCCGGCGGCCTGACGCGGCTGGAGGAGGTGGCCGAGGAGCCGCTGAACGCGCGCAAACTGGCGGCCGGCCGCATCGTGGCCTGGATCGGCGCCTGGAACAGCATCCGCCAGGCCCAGCGCCAGGCCGGACTGCCGGTGGCCGATCTGCGCCGCGCCGCCGTGCTGCAGCGTTTTGCGATCTATCTCGCCGCTTCGCGCGATGTGCCGGCCGAGGAGCTGGATAAATGGAAGGCGGCGCTCGACGCCATGCGCGCCGACGGCACCTACCGCCGCATCCTCGCCGAATACGACTATGAAGTGCCGCAATCCCACGTCAAACCGGCGCCCGCGCCCGCCGCCAGTCGATAA
- a CDS encoding YeiH family protein, with protein sequence MPWVRAMLPGVALSAALGGLAMGLGQLDWLARHGFSALTLAICLGIVLGNTAGRHMQGAAQPGIVFSKGMLLRAGIVLYGFRLTLQDIAQIGWSGVLSDALVLCSTFALALLLGRRLFGLERNTAMLIGAGSSICGAAAVLATQPVLKAKAEQVTVAVSTVVLFGTATIFLYPWLYRQQLHWLPSSAAGFGVYAGSTIHEVAQVVAAARAISPETADLAVIAKMVRVMMLAPFLLALSFWLGRRGAQRGRQGADAPPITVPWFAFVFVAATALNSAGVLPAALVQTLLAADTLLLAAAMAALGLSTHLSAVRQAGWRPLLLAGLLFIWLIGGGAMLNRAALLLN encoded by the coding sequence ATGCCGTGGGTGCGCGCCATGCTGCCCGGCGTGGCGCTGTCGGCGGCGCTGGGCGGGCTGGCGATGGGCCTGGGCCAGCTGGACTGGCTGGCCCGGCATGGTTTTTCGGCGCTGACGCTGGCCATCTGCCTGGGCATCGTGCTCGGCAATACCGCCGGCCGCCATATGCAGGGTGCGGCCCAGCCCGGCATCGTCTTTAGCAAGGGCATGCTGCTGCGGGCCGGCATCGTGCTGTATGGTTTCCGCCTGACCTTGCAGGATATCGCCCAGATCGGCTGGTCCGGCGTGCTCAGCGATGCGCTGGTGCTGTGCTCGACCTTCGCCCTGGCGCTGCTGCTGGGCCGCCGCCTGTTCGGCCTGGAGCGCAACACGGCCATGCTGATCGGCGCCGGCAGCTCGATCTGCGGCGCCGCCGCCGTGCTGGCCACCCAGCCGGTGCTGAAGGCGAAGGCGGAACAGGTCACGGTCGCCGTTTCCACCGTGGTGCTGTTCGGCACCGCCACCATCTTCCTCTATCCCTGGCTGTACCGGCAGCAGCTGCACTGGCTGCCGTCCAGCGCCGCCGGTTTCGGTGTGTATGCCGGTTCGACCATCCATGAAGTGGCGCAAGTGGTGGCCGCCGCCCGCGCCATCAGCCCGGAAACCGCCGATCTGGCCGTGATCGCCAAGATGGTGCGCGTGATGATGCTGGCCCCGTTCCTGCTGGCCCTGTCTTTCTGGCTGGGCCGCCGCGGCGCGCAGCGCGGCCGGCAGGGGGCGGACGCGCCGCCTATCACCGTGCCCTGGTTTGCCTTCGTCTTCGTGGCCGCCACGGCGCTGAACTCGGCCGGCGTCCTGCCCGCCGCCCTGGTGCAGACCCTGCTGGCGGCCGATACGCTGCTGCTGGCCGCCGCCATGGCCGCCCTGGGACTGAGCACGCATTTGAGCGCCGTGCGCCAGGCGGGCTGGCGTCCGCTGCTGCTGGCCGGTCTGTTGTTTATCTGGCTGATCGGCGGGGGCGCCATGCTCAACCGGGCCGCGCTGTTGTTGAACTAA